ACGAAGAGCTGATGGAGCTGTACCTGGAGGGCACCGAGCCCACCGAGGAGCAGCTGTACGCGGCCATCCGCCGCATCACCATCGCCTCCGGCAAGTCCAGCGAGACCACGGTCACCCCCGTGTTCTGCGGCACCGCGTTCAAGAACAAGGGCGTCCAGCCCCTGCTCGACGCGGTCGTGCGCTACCTGCCGACCCCCCTGGACGTCGAGGCCATCGAGGGCCACGACGTCAAGGACCCCGAGGTCGTCGTCAAGCGCAAGCCGTCCGAGGACGAGCCGCTGTCGGCCCTCGCGTTCAAGATCATGAGCGACCCGCACCTGGGCAAGCTCACCTTCGTCCGGGTGTACTCCGGCCGCCTGGAGTCCGGCACCGCCGTGCTGAACTCCGTCAAGGGCCGCAAGGAGCGCATCGGCAAGATCTACCGCATGCACGCCAACAAGCGTGAGGAGATCGACGCGGTGGGCGCCGGCGACATCGTCGCCGTCATGGGCCTGAAGCAGACCACCACCGGTGAGACGCTCGCGGACGAGAAGAACCCGGTGATCCTGGAGTCCATGGACTTCCCGGCGCCGGTCATCGAGGTCGCGATCGAGCCCAAGTCCAAGGGTGACCAGGAGAAGCTGGGTGTCGCCATCCAGCGGCTCGCGGAGGAGGACCCCTCCTTCCAGGTCAGCACCAACGAGGAGACCGGCCAGACCGTCATCGGCGGTATGGGCGAGCTGCACCTCGAGGTGCTCGTCGACCGGATGAAGCGCGAGTTCAAGGTCGAGGCCAACGTCGGCAAGCCGCAGGTCGCCTACCGCGAGACGATCCGCAAGGCCGTCGAGCGCGTGGACTACACCCACAAGAAGCAGACCGGTGGTACCGGTCAGTTCGCCAAGGTGCAGATCGCGATCGAGCCGATCGACAGCGGTGACACGGCGTACGAGTTCGTGAACAAGGTCACCGGTGGCCGCATCCCGAAGGAGTACATCCCTTCGGTCGACGCCGGTGCGCAGGAGGCCATGCAGTTCGGCATCCTGGCCGGCTACGAGATGACGGGCGTCCGCGTCACGCTTCTCGACGGCGGCTACCACGAGGTCGACTCCTCCGAGCTCGCCTTCAAGATCGCCGGTTCGCAGGCCTTCAAGGAGGCCGCGCGCAAGGCCAGCCCCGTGCTGCTCGAGCCGATGATGGCCGTCGAGGTCACCACGCCCGAGGACTACATGGGTGAGGTCATCGGCGACATCAACTCCCGCCGTGGCCAGATCCAGGCCATGGAGGAGCGGGCGGGTGCCCGCGTCGTGAAGGGTCTCGTGCCCCTCTCGGAGATGTTCGGCTACGTCGGAGACCTCCGCAGCAAGACGTCGGGTCGCGCAAGCTACTCGATGCAGTTCGACTCCTACGCCGAGGTTCCGCGGAACGTCGCCGAGGAGATCATCGCGAAGGCCAAGGGCGAGTAACTCTCCCGAGTTCCAGCCCGTAGGCTTGACTCCGGAGCCTCGTGGGGCATTCCGCCGGAACCGACAGGAACCGGCCGGAACGCCCCCGGGATCCGGGCCATCCAGCAAAGATCACCTGGCGCCGATGAAGTAAGGCGTACAGAACCACTCCACAGGAGGACCCCAGTGGCGAAGGCGAAGTTCGAGCGGACTAAGCCGCACGTCAACATCGGCACCATCGGTCACATCGACCACGGTAAGACGACCCTCACGGCCGCCATTACCAAGGTGCTGCACGACGCGTACCCGGAGCTCAACGAGGCCACCGCGTTCGACAACATCGACAAGGCGCCCGAGGAGCGTCAGCGCGGTATCACCATCTCCATCGCGCACGTCGAGTACCAGACGGAGACCCGTCACTACGCCCACGTCGACTGCCCGGGTCACGCGGACTACATCAAGAACATGATCACCGGTGCCGCCCAGATGGACGGCGCGATCCTGGTGGTCGCCGCGACCGACGGCCCGATGCCGCAGACCAAGGAGCACGTGCTCCTGGCCCGCCAGGTCGGCGTTCCGTACATCGTCGTCGCCCTGAACAAGGCCGACATGGTGGACGACGAGGAGATCCTGGAGCTCGTCGAGCTCGAGGTGCGTGAGCTCCTCTCCGAGTACGAGTTCCCGGGCGACGACGTCCCGGTCGTCAAGGTCTCCGCGCTGAAGGCCCTCGAGGGCGACGCGAAGTGGACCCAGTCCGTCCTGGACCTCATGAGCGCCGTCGACACCGCGATCCCGGAGCCGGAGCGCGACGTCGACAAGCCGTTCCTGATGCCGATCGAGGACGTCTTCACGATCACCGGTCGCGGTACGGTCGTCACCGGCCGTATCGAGCGTGGTGTCCTCAAGGTCAACGAGACCGTCGACATCATCGGCATCAAGACCGAGAAGACCACCACCACGGTCACCGGCATCGAGATGTTCCGCAAGCTGCTCGACGAGGGCCAGGCCGGTGAGAACGTCGGTCTGCTCCTCCGTGGCATCAAGCGCGAGGACGTCGAGCGCGGCCAGGTCATCATCAAGCCGGGCTCGGTCACCCCGCACACCGAGTTCGAGGCGCAGGCCTACATCCTCTCCAAGGACGAGGGTGGCCGCCACACGCCGTTCTTCAACAACTACCGCCCGCAGTTCTACTTCCGTACGACGGACGTGACCGGCGTCGTGACCCTCCCCGAGGGCACCGAGATGGTCATGCCGGGTGACAACACCGAGATGACGGTGGAGCTCATCCAGCCCGTCGCCATGGAAGAGGGCCTGAAGTTCGCCATCCGCGAGGGTGGCCGCACGGTGGGCGCCGGCCAGGTCATCAAGATCAACAAGTGACCCAGGTCCTGTAGCACCAGCAGCAGCTGAGCTACGGGAAGGGCCCGTACGACTCCGGTCGTACGGGCCCTTCCGCATGTCCGGATCCGGTGGAGCACCGCCCGCGCGCCACTACGGCCGGTCTTGTGGTGGCCGGTCTTCTTCTCAGTGGATGTGACATGACGGACGATGCCGGCTCCGGGTCGCCCGGTGGTGACGCGAGCAGGTCGGCCGGGTCCGGGTCGGAGGTCCCCGACGCAGGTGACGCGACGACCCCGGAAGGTGAGCGTCTGGACAGTCGCCCACAGCAAGCGAGCGGTGCCGAGCATCGGTGTCGAGGTCACCTCGGGCTGCTACCGGGTGCCGGAGGGGCAGAGGGTCCAGCACTCCTGAGGCGTGTGCCCCAGCGTGGCGGCACACGCCGGAGCGGGCCCGGACTCGCCCTGGGTTGGGTGGTCCGGGCCCGCTTTTTCCCCCTCGGGCGGGCAGTGGCTCAGGTGGGGTGGTGGTTGTCGTGGGGTCCGGGAGCCGGGGTCGGGCTCAGGACTGGGCCCACAGGGCCGGGACGTTCGGGGGCTCCCAGCCGGGCTGGGCCTGGTGGCCCTGGAGGCAGCGGTAGGTGGAGCCGCCGTAGGTGACGGTGTCGCCGGGCTGGTAGACCGTGCCGGCCGCCCAGGTGCCGCTGGGGTCGCCGGGGCCGGGGCCGGGACCGGGGCCCGGGTCGTCACCGGTGGTCTTCAGGGTGAGGCCGTAGTTGGACAGGATGGGGTTGATCGGCTGGAAGTAGGTCGTCCCGCCGCTGGAGCAGTTCCCGGAGCCGCCCGAGGTGACGCCCTGCGCCTGGCTGCCGGAGATGAAGGAGCCGCCGGAGTCACCGGGTTCGGCGCACACCGAGGTGCGGGTGACACCGGAGACGGTGCCCTCCTGGTAGGTCACGCTGGAGTTCAGCTGCTGGACGGTGCCGCAGTGCCAGCCGGTGGTCGAACCCGAGCGGCACACCGAGGAGCCGACGGTCGCCACCGTGGACCCGGTCACCTGGAGGTTCTGGCCGTTCTGGTTGACGTACGGCGTCGCGGTCCAGCTGGAGTTGGTGGCCACCCACGACATGTCGTTGCCGGGGAAGATCGACGCCTGGAAGGTGCCCTGCGACACCTGGTTGGCGCCGGTGGTGGTGGAGCCCGCCTGCCCGCAGTGCCCGGCCGAGGCGAAGCCCTGCTGGGTGCCCCGGGTGATGGGGAAGCCGATCGAGCAGCGCGTGTTGCCGTTGATGTAGTACGCGTCGCCGCCCCGCAGGTCGTACAGCGGGCGGGGCCGCTCGGACGTCTTCACCACCTTGGCCAGCGACGGGTCGACCCCGGCGGCGGCCAGCAGGTCACGGGCCGCGGCGGGCCGCAGGGCCTGTACGACCAGCGTGTTGGTGGGTACGTCGACGTACCACGCCGGGGCGTCGCGTGTGTCGCGGTGGGCGGCGGCGCGGTCCAGGCGCGCCTTGGCCGCGTCCAGCGAGGCGAGGGAGTGGCGGACCACGACCGCCTCGGCGCCCCCTGCCCTGATCGCCGCCGCGTCGGCGGCGTCGGTGGTGGCCACGCTCAGCCTGCCGGAGTCCGCGCCGTGCACCCACGCGCCCGCGTAGTCCGGGCCGAGGGCGGCGCGCAGCCGGCCCGCGGTGGCCCCGGCCTCGGCCTCGTTGGCCAGCCGGTGCTCGGCCTGCTGCCGGTCGATGCCCAGGTCGCGCTGCATGGCGTTCAGGACGGCCGCCGAGGTCTCGGCGGTGTGCAGGGTCCGGGCGGCCGACCGCACCGGCGCCTGCGACTGCGTGGTGGCGGCTGCCTGGGCGCCGGCCTGTCCGCTGAGCCCGGTCAGGACCAGTGCGCCCGTCGCCACCACCGCGGCGCACGCGGCTCTCGTATGTCTGTGGGGCATGGGGGATCTCCTCGGGTTCGGTGGGGGGTGCCGAAACCGTAGGAGGGCCGACTGGGCGGCGTAAGACTCCGGTTGACCCCCTTGCCCGGCGTTATGGAACCGGACCGTCCGGCGTGCTACGGCCTTCTCGGGGGAGCCGGCGGCGCGGGCGGGGTCACGGCAGGGCGCTGCTCGTCCGGCCGCCGCCGGCGAGCCAGTCGGCGTAGCTGTCGCTGCGCGCCACCACGGCGGAGTGGGCGCGGCGGACCTGGGCGAGGACGGTGTCCGCGGTGCCGGCGCGCTGGGTCGCCGGGTGCCAGCCCAGCAGGTGCCGCCAGAGCAGCGGGGTGCCGGCCAGCGGCCTGGTGGTGATGCCGGGCGTGGTCGGGAAGGTGGCCCGGCACAGCCCCACCGCCCGGCCCACCTGGACCAGGTGCACACAGG
The sequence above is drawn from the Streptomyces sp. SAT1 genome and encodes:
- the tuf gene encoding elongation factor Tu, giving the protein MAKAKFERTKPHVNIGTIGHIDHGKTTLTAAITKVLHDAYPELNEATAFDNIDKAPEERQRGITISIAHVEYQTETRHYAHVDCPGHADYIKNMITGAAQMDGAILVVAATDGPMPQTKEHVLLARQVGVPYIVVALNKADMVDDEEILELVELEVRELLSEYEFPGDDVPVVKVSALKALEGDAKWTQSVLDLMSAVDTAIPEPERDVDKPFLMPIEDVFTITGRGTVVTGRIERGVLKVNETVDIIGIKTEKTTTTVTGIEMFRKLLDEGQAGENVGLLLRGIKREDVERGQVIIKPGSVTPHTEFEAQAYILSKDEGGRHTPFFNNYRPQFYFRTTDVTGVVTLPEGTEMVMPGDNTEMTVELIQPVAMEEGLKFAIREGGRTVGAGQVIKINK
- a CDS encoding alpha-lytic protease prodomain-containing protein; amino-acid sequence: MPHRHTRAACAAVVATGALVLTGLSGQAGAQAAATTQSQAPVRSAARTLHTAETSAAVLNAMQRDLGIDRQQAEHRLANEAEAGATAGRLRAALGPDYAGAWVHGADSGRLSVATTDAADAAAIRAGGAEAVVVRHSLASLDAAKARLDRAAAHRDTRDAPAWYVDVPTNTLVVQALRPAAARDLLAAAGVDPSLAKVVKTSERPRPLYDLRGGDAYYINGNTRCSIGFPITRGTQQGFASAGHCGQAGSTTTGANQVSQGTFQASIFPGNDMSWVATNSSWTATPYVNQNGQNLQVTGSTVATVGSSVCRSGSTTGWHCGTVQQLNSSVTYQEGTVSGVTRTSVCAEPGDSGGSFISGSQAQGVTSGGSGNCSSGGTTYFQPINPILSNYGLTLKTTGDDPGPGPGPGPGDPSGTWAAGTVYQPGDTVTYGGSTYRCLQGHQAQPGWEPPNVPALWAQS
- the fusA gene encoding elongation factor G, with protein sequence MATTSLDLAKVRNIGIMAHIDAGKTTTTERILFYTGVSYKIGEVHDGAATMDWMEQEQERGITITSAATTCHWPLEDNDYTINIIDTPGHVDFTVEVERSLRVLDGAVTVFDGVAGVEPQSETVWRQADRYGVPRICFVNKLDRTGAEFHRCVDMISDRLGAQPLVMQLPIGAEADFKGVVDLVRMKALVWSAEAAKGEMYDIVDIPDTHTEAAEEWRGKLVEAVAENDEELMELYLEGTEPTEEQLYAAIRRITIASGKSSETTVTPVFCGTAFKNKGVQPLLDAVVRYLPTPLDVEAIEGHDVKDPEVVVKRKPSEDEPLSALAFKIMSDPHLGKLTFVRVYSGRLESGTAVLNSVKGRKERIGKIYRMHANKREEIDAVGAGDIVAVMGLKQTTTGETLADEKNPVILESMDFPAPVIEVAIEPKSKGDQEKLGVAIQRLAEEDPSFQVSTNEETGQTVIGGMGELHLEVLVDRMKREFKVEANVGKPQVAYRETIRKAVERVDYTHKKQTGGTGQFAKVQIAIEPIDSGDTAYEFVNKVTGGRIPKEYIPSVDAGAQEAMQFGILAGYEMTGVRVTLLDGGYHEVDSSELAFKIAGSQAFKEAARKASPVLLEPMMAVEVTTPEDYMGEVIGDINSRRGQIQAMEERAGARVVKGLVPLSEMFGYVGDLRSKTSGRASYSMQFDSYAEVPRNVAEEIIAKAKGE